One window of Agrobacterium vitis genomic DNA carries:
- a CDS encoding FecCD family ABC transporter permease, which produces MKAASSHGNLHLLALTTLFLVASALVIVAGLMLGTLPIRPEALLHVLFAPDGKLDSILVWTLRLPRSLAAFAAGVGLGVAGYLLQTLTRNPLAGPGLTGVTSGAIAPIVVCFVFLPWLSSVYYPLIGMLGGISAALVTFWIARGGVGRSLHLALGGISISIFLSAITTWVILSSGPQVPSLLFWLSGGFQGRSWPQLVFMLPWVGIGVVGALACHRVLAMLALSEQAAAGMGLHLRFWKPLLLLIAVIPVAGVVPVAGPVAFVGVASPHIARLLKAKGPVWNIILTAVIGGFMVVSGDVIARSIAPPRELPVSIITALLGGPLFIYLVQRRQIAVGG; this is translated from the coding sequence GTGAAGGCAGCAAGTTCACACGGCAACCTGCACCTGTTGGCGCTGACGACCCTGTTTCTGGTCGCCAGCGCACTGGTGATTGTTGCTGGCTTGATGCTGGGCACATTGCCAATTCGGCCTGAGGCGCTTTTGCATGTGCTCTTCGCACCTGATGGCAAGCTTGACTCCATTCTTGTCTGGACGTTGCGCCTGCCGCGCAGTCTTGCGGCTTTTGCAGCAGGGGTTGGACTGGGTGTGGCGGGCTATCTGCTGCAAACGCTAACACGCAATCCATTGGCTGGACCGGGGTTAACGGGTGTCACGTCTGGGGCCATCGCGCCAATCGTGGTGTGTTTCGTTTTCTTGCCCTGGCTTTCCTCGGTCTATTATCCGTTGATTGGAATGCTCGGCGGAATATCGGCAGCGCTTGTGACGTTCTGGATTGCGCGTGGCGGCGTGGGGCGTTCGTTGCATCTGGCTCTGGGTGGCATCAGTATTTCCATTTTTCTCAGCGCCATCACCACATGGGTTATCCTGTCGAGCGGGCCGCAGGTGCCATCGCTATTGTTTTGGCTCTCTGGCGGTTTTCAGGGGCGGTCATGGCCGCAGCTTGTCTTCATGCTTCCCTGGGTTGGCATTGGTGTGGTCGGTGCGTTGGCCTGCCATCGCGTTCTTGCCATGCTGGCTTTGAGCGAACAGGCGGCCGCAGGCATGGGTTTGCATTTACGGTTTTGGAAACCTCTGCTGCTGCTTATAGCGGTTATCCCGGTGGCGGGCGTCGTGCCTGTGGCTGGGCCTGTGGCCTTTGTTGGTGTGGCGTCGCCCCATATCGCTCGACTGCTCAAAGCCAAGGGGCCAGTCTGGAACATTATTTTAACCGCCGTTATTGGTGGCTTTATGGTCGTATCCGGTGATGTGATTGCACGCAGTATTGCGCCGCCGCGCGAACTTCCGGTGAGCATCATCACCGCGCTGCTTGGCGGGCCGCTCTTCATCTATCTGGTGCAACGCCGCCAAATCGCGGTCGGAGGCTAG
- the benC gene encoding benzoate 1,2-dioxygenase electron transfer component BenC, producing the protein MNDYKIALNFEDGVTRFIECKSGEKVLDAAYRSKINLPMDCSDGVCGTCKCRAESGTYDLGDDFIDDALTADEAERGLVLTCQMKPTSDCVIAVPSTSASCKTGQQTFSATVAGVTPHHDAAIVLELDVDTAPAFLPGQYVNIAVPGSSQSRSYSFSSLPGDKRISFLIKKIPGGLMSNWLERAQAGTQLEMTGPLGSFYLRDVQRPLLFLAGGTGLAPFLSMLDVLAKENSKQAIHLIYGVTRALDLVLVDALEAYASRLAHFTYATVVAEETANHPRKGWVTQHMPPEILNGGDVDVYLCGPPPMVDAVRSYFDEKGVKPNSFYYEKFTPNAAAKVAA; encoded by the coding sequence ATGAACGACTATAAAATTGCACTGAACTTTGAGGACGGCGTCACGCGTTTCATAGAGTGCAAGAGTGGCGAGAAGGTTCTCGATGCCGCCTATCGCAGCAAGATCAACCTGCCGATGGACTGTTCTGACGGCGTGTGCGGCACCTGCAAATGCCGCGCCGAAAGCGGCACTTACGACCTCGGCGATGATTTCATTGACGATGCGCTGACAGCCGATGAGGCCGAGCGCGGTCTGGTGCTAACCTGCCAGATGAAGCCAACTTCGGATTGCGTGATTGCGGTGCCGAGCACCTCGGCATCGTGCAAAACCGGGCAGCAGACATTTTCCGCAACAGTCGCAGGCGTTACACCTCACCATGATGCGGCCATTGTGCTGGAGCTGGACGTGGACACGGCCCCTGCCTTCCTGCCGGGTCAATATGTCAATATTGCCGTGCCGGGATCGTCTCAAAGCCGGTCCTATTCTTTCAGCTCCCTGCCTGGCGACAAGCGGATCAGCTTTCTGATCAAGAAAATCCCCGGCGGGCTGATGAGCAATTGGCTGGAGCGGGCGCAAGCTGGCACCCAGTTGGAGATGACAGGACCGCTCGGCAGCTTTTACCTGCGCGACGTGCAAAGACCGCTGCTGTTTCTGGCTGGCGGCACCGGACTTGCCCCCTTTCTCTCCATGCTGGATGTGCTCGCAAAAGAGAATTCAAAGCAGGCAATCCACCTGATTTATGGTGTTACGCGCGCGCTTGATCTGGTGCTGGTGGATGCGCTTGAGGCTTATGCATCCCGATTGGCCCACTTTACCTATGCAACCGTGGTGGCGGAAGAAACAGCCAATCATCCGCGCAAAGGCTGGGTCACCCAGCATATGCCGCCGGAGATTTTGAATGGGGGTGATGTTGATGTTTATCTGTGTGGTCCGCCGCCGATGGTGGATGCCGTGCGCAGCTATTTCGATGAGAAGGGCGTGAAGCCCAACAGCTTCTATTATGAGAAGTTCACCCCTAATGCCGCGGCAAAGGTGGCGGCATGA
- a CDS encoding NAD(P)-dependent alcohol dehydrogenase — translation MNQRIQCTEITAAVTRAKGAAFTIEKGDIRDPKGSEVLVRVVATGLCHTDLIVRDQYYPVPLPAVLGHEGSGIVEKVGPNVKNIQPGDHVVLTYGACGHCDSCAEGQGAYCTHFYGRNFGGSDGNGETAIRDADGKPLHDHFFAQSSFATYALAEENNTVKVSKDAQLDILGPLGCGIQTGAGAVMNALKVTAGSSFVSFGAGAVGLSAIMAARIVGATTIIAVDVVPSRLELAKTLGATHVVNSREQDIVEAITEITGSGVNFALESTGRPEVLAQGIETLGLLGMIGVVGAPKLGTKAEFDVNNLLLKGRSIRGIVEGDSVPQIFIPQLVELHRQGRFPFDKLVKFYPLADINQAVKDSESGVTLKAILRMPGSGYSFTALWTLM, via the coding sequence ATGAATCAGAGAATTCAATGCACCGAAATCACCGCCGCTGTGACGCGCGCCAAAGGTGCTGCATTTACCATTGAAAAAGGTGATATTCGCGATCCAAAAGGCAGTGAAGTGCTGGTGCGCGTTGTTGCAACCGGGCTTTGCCATACCGATCTCATCGTGCGCGATCAATATTATCCCGTGCCGCTGCCTGCCGTGCTTGGCCATGAAGGGTCTGGAATCGTCGAGAAAGTCGGGCCGAACGTTAAAAATATCCAGCCCGGTGACCATGTGGTGCTGACCTATGGTGCCTGTGGTCATTGCGACAGTTGTGCCGAAGGCCAGGGTGCTTATTGCACCCATTTTTACGGTCGCAATTTTGGCGGTTCGGATGGTAATGGCGAGACGGCCATTCGCGATGCTGATGGAAAACCATTGCACGATCACTTTTTCGCACAGTCTTCTTTCGCAACCTATGCCCTTGCAGAGGAAAACAATACGGTCAAAGTGTCGAAAGATGCCCAGCTTGATATTCTCGGCCCTCTTGGTTGCGGCATCCAGACGGGTGCCGGTGCGGTGATGAACGCGCTGAAGGTGACAGCGGGATCAAGCTTTGTCAGCTTTGGTGCCGGTGCGGTGGGCCTCAGCGCCATTATGGCGGCGCGCATTGTCGGTGCCACCACCATTATCGCGGTTGACGTTGTGCCTTCACGGCTTGAGCTGGCCAAGACGCTTGGCGCGACCCATGTGGTCAACAGCCGTGAACAGGATATTGTCGAAGCCATCACCGAAATAACCGGCTCAGGTGTGAATTTCGCGCTGGAATCCACAGGCCGTCCCGAGGTTCTGGCCCAAGGCATCGAGACACTTGGCTTGCTGGGTATGATTGGTGTGGTCGGCGCGCCGAAGCTTGGCACCAAGGCTGAGTTTGATGTCAACAACCTGCTGCTCAAGGGTCGCAGCATTCGGGGCATTGTGGAAGGTGACAGTGTGCCACAGATCTTTATTCCGCAACTGGTAGAGCTACACCGTCAAGGACGCTTCCCCTTTGATAAATTGGTCAAGTTCTACCCTCTTGCCGACATCAATCAGGCGGTCAAGGATAGTGAAAGCGGTGTGACACTGAAGGCAATCTTGCGCATGCCGGGTTCCGGATATTCTTTCACAGCGCTGTGGACATTGATGTAA
- a CDS encoding benzaldehyde dehydrogenase → MTTSTPFIKPEHLNGVAFDGGWKSLGRVQETVAPTSGKTLGKIAMATAQDIAAAAAMARKAQPAWAATAYERRAEILRNAARIAENNRDEIVDWIVRESGSTVPKAAFEVALTIKALFEASAMPSQAAGQVLPTQPGRLNLARRRAIGVIGVISPFNFPLYLAMRAIAPAIAVGNGVVLKPDPRTAICGGHVVARLFEEAGLPAGILSVLPGDGEAGAALCDAPDIGMIQFTGSTAAGRRVGEAAGRNLKKVSLELGGKNSFIVLDDADLDLAVKNAVWSTYLHHGQICMSAGRILVQAGIAQEFTRRLAEHAGTLTSGDPASGQVALGPLINQAQLDHAARAVEAAVAGGAKIVTGGGHDGLFFQPTVLSGVNPDNPAFHEEIFGPVAVVTVFEKDEDAIALANDTDYGLSGAIVSRSIGRALAIGERLNVGLLHINDATVNDEVINPFGGVGASGNGTSIGGPANWEEFTQWQWVTIKADAPAYPL, encoded by the coding sequence ATGACCACATCAACGCCCTTCATCAAACCCGAACATCTGAACGGCGTCGCGTTTGATGGCGGCTGGAAAAGCCTCGGCAGGGTGCAGGAGACGGTCGCGCCTACGAGCGGCAAGACGCTGGGGAAAATTGCGATGGCAACGGCGCAAGACATCGCGGCCGCTGCCGCGATGGCCCGGAAGGCTCAGCCAGCCTGGGCGGCAACAGCCTATGAGCGACGGGCAGAGATATTGCGCAACGCAGCGCGCATTGCAGAAAACAATCGCGATGAGATCGTTGATTGGATCGTGCGTGAATCTGGCTCAACCGTTCCAAAAGCAGCCTTTGAAGTTGCCCTGACAATAAAAGCACTGTTTGAAGCCTCGGCCATGCCCTCTCAAGCGGCGGGGCAAGTGCTGCCAACGCAGCCCGGACGCCTCAATCTTGCGCGCCGCCGGGCAATTGGTGTTATCGGGGTCATTTCGCCTTTCAATTTCCCGCTTTACCTTGCCATGCGCGCGATTGCGCCTGCCATTGCCGTCGGCAATGGCGTTGTGCTCAAGCCAGATCCACGCACGGCCATTTGTGGCGGTCATGTCGTCGCGCGACTTTTTGAAGAGGCAGGTCTGCCCGCGGGCATATTGTCGGTCCTGCCCGGCGATGGTGAAGCGGGGGCAGCGCTGTGTGATGCTCCAGACATAGGCATGATCCAGTTTACTGGCTCCACTGCGGCGGGCCGCAGAGTGGGTGAAGCCGCTGGCCGCAATCTCAAGAAAGTCTCACTTGAGTTGGGCGGAAAGAATTCTTTCATTGTACTGGACGACGCCGATCTTGATCTTGCTGTCAAAAATGCTGTCTGGAGCACCTATCTGCATCATGGCCAGATCTGCATGTCGGCAGGCCGTATTTTGGTGCAGGCCGGGATTGCGCAGGAGTTCACCCGCAGGCTGGCAGAACATGCAGGGACTTTGACGTCAGGTGATCCAGCCAGCGGCCAGGTGGCGCTTGGCCCCCTCATCAATCAGGCGCAGCTGGATCATGCAGCCCGAGCTGTCGAGGCCGCCGTGGCCGGGGGAGCCAAAATCGTTACCGGTGGCGGCCATGACGGGTTGTTTTTCCAGCCGACGGTGCTCTCAGGCGTTAATCCCGACAATCCTGCCTTCCACGAGGAAATTTTTGGCCCGGTCGCCGTGGTAACTGTTTTTGAAAAAGACGAGGACGCCATCGCTCTCGCCAATGATACCGATTACGGCCTGTCGGGTGCCATTGTGTCCCGCTCCATCGGCCGTGCATTGGCCATTGGCGAGCGGCTCAATGTCGGCTTGCTCCACATTAATGATGCAACGGTGAATGACGAAGTGATCAATCCCTTCGGCGGTGTTGGTGCATCCGGCAATGGAACCAGCATTGGCGGTCCGGCAAATTGGGAGGAATTCACGCAGTGGCAGTGGGTGACAATCAAGGCCGATGCACCCGCCTACCCGCTCTGA
- a CDS encoding MFS transporter: MRQIDVNETIDNSPFGGFQWTVVVLCAMLLIVDGYDVFVAGTVLPTLIAEWGLSKPQAGALQAWALFGMMFGALVFGPLADRIGRKKGIAISFLLFTISTLLTGFATSPDQFKVFRFIAGLGCGGLMPNTVALMNEYAPKRLRSTMVALMFSGYSVGGMVAAGLGIGLIPHYGWQPMFFVAAAPLLLLPLILWQLPESIGFLVRQGQQEKAKRIYAKLYPQARLGEGDALVLAETKGAPASVAELFRHQRALSTLMLWLAFFCCLLLVYLLSSWLPKVLQEAGYAEKASLLSLFSLNFGGMAGAIIGGWLGDRFGLPKVVVGFFVAAAVSIALIGYNPPSTLLFLMVFVAGAATIGTQILLYASVAQLYHLSIRSTGLGWASGVGRIGAIVGPTLGGVLLAQQLPLQQNFLIFAIPAAVAALAMVVFAASNARKAKTLTLATA; this comes from the coding sequence ATGCGCCAGATCGACGTGAATGAAACAATAGACAACAGCCCCTTTGGCGGCTTTCAATGGACAGTGGTTGTGCTTTGCGCAATGCTGCTGATTGTTGACGGCTATGATGTGTTCGTGGCCGGGACGGTGCTGCCGACATTGATTGCGGAATGGGGTCTGAGCAAGCCGCAAGCGGGTGCGTTGCAGGCCTGGGCACTGTTTGGCATGATGTTCGGTGCCCTTGTTTTCGGCCCATTGGCCGACCGGATTGGCCGTAAAAAGGGCATCGCGATCAGCTTTTTGCTGTTCACCATTTCCACGCTTCTCACCGGATTTGCCACATCGCCCGACCAGTTCAAGGTTTTTCGCTTCATTGCAGGCCTCGGCTGCGGGGGTCTTATGCCCAATACCGTTGCGCTGATGAATGAATATGCCCCCAAACGTCTGCGCAGCACCATGGTGGCGCTCATGTTTTCCGGCTATTCTGTTGGCGGCATGGTGGCGGCTGGCCTCGGCATTGGCTTGATCCCGCACTATGGTTGGCAGCCGATGTTCTTCGTCGCTGCCGCGCCTTTGCTGCTCCTACCGCTCATTCTATGGCAATTGCCGGAATCAATCGGGTTTCTGGTTCGGCAGGGTCAGCAGGAAAAAGCAAAGCGCATTTATGCCAAGCTTTATCCGCAAGCCCGCCTTGGAGAGGGCGATGCGCTGGTCCTTGCCGAAACCAAAGGAGCCCCGGCCTCGGTTGCTGAGCTGTTTCGCCATCAGCGCGCCCTGAGCACGCTCATGCTTTGGCTGGCCTTTTTCTGCTGCCTGCTGCTGGTCTACTTGCTGTCATCGTGGCTTCCAAAAGTGTTGCAGGAAGCTGGCTATGCCGAAAAAGCCAGCCTTCTCAGCCTGTTTTCGCTAAATTTTGGCGGCATGGCTGGCGCAATCATCGGCGGCTGGCTGGGGGATCGCTTCGGGCTGCCAAAGGTTGTTGTTGGCTTCTTTGTAGCAGCAGCGGTGTCCATTGCGCTGATTGGCTATAATCCGCCCTCGACACTGCTGTTTCTCATGGTGTTTGTGGCCGGAGCCGCGACGATTGGCACACAGATCCTGCTCTACGCCAGCGTGGCGCAACTCTATCATCTCTCCATCCGCTCGACGGGCCTGGGCTGGGCATCGGGCGTGGGCCGAATTGGTGCGATTGTTGGACCAACGCTGGGCGGCGTGCTTCTGGCACAACAACTGCCCTTGCAGCAAAACTTTCTGATTTTTGCCATCCCCGCAGCAGTTGCCGCTCTGGCCATGGTGGTCTTTGCCGCCAGCAACGCCCGCAAAGCCAAAACGTTGACACTGGCAACCGCCTGA
- the benD gene encoding benzoate diol dehydrogenase BenD, giving the protein MSTATFPGRFNGKVLVVTGAAQGIGRAVAIRAAQEGGRVVFVDRADFIADVAAEIQDAETAAIQVDLETYEGAAAAMDFAAEKFGGIDILINNVGGAIRMRPYHEFEPQQIDAEIRRSLMPTLYGCHAVLPHLFARGGGTIVNVSSNATRGIHRVPYSAAKGGVNAISQSLAMEVAGHNVRVVATAPGGTEAPPRIVPRNSAGDTEAEKGWMADVVGQVKQSSFMKRYGTIEEQAAPILFLASDEASYITGTVLPVAGGDLG; this is encoded by the coding sequence ATGAGCACCGCAACTTTTCCCGGTCGTTTCAATGGCAAAGTTCTTGTGGTGACAGGTGCCGCTCAGGGCATTGGCCGCGCCGTCGCCATCCGGGCGGCGCAAGAGGGCGGGCGCGTCGTGTTTGTCGATCGCGCAGATTTCATCGCAGATGTTGCAGCTGAAATTCAGGATGCGGAGACGGCAGCGATCCAGGTTGATCTTGAGACCTATGAGGGTGCAGCTGCTGCTATGGATTTTGCAGCCGAAAAATTTGGCGGCATTGATATTCTGATCAACAATGTTGGCGGTGCCATCCGTATGCGGCCCTATCATGAATTCGAGCCGCAACAGATTGACGCCGAAATCCGCCGCTCCTTGATGCCAACACTCTACGGCTGCCATGCGGTTTTGCCGCATCTCTTTGCGCGTGGCGGGGGCACCATTGTCAACGTGTCGTCCAATGCCACACGTGGCATTCACCGTGTGCCGTATTCAGCGGCCAAGGGCGGCGTCAATGCCATCAGCCAATCGCTGGCTATGGAAGTGGCCGGACACAATGTTCGTGTCGTGGCCACAGCACCCGGCGGCACAGAAGCGCCACCCCGCATTGTTCCGCGCAACAGCGCCGGTGATACGGAGGCGGAAAAGGGCTGGATGGCGGATGTTGTCGGGCAGGTCAAACAATCCAGCTTCATGAAACGGTACGGCACAATTGAAGAGCAGGCCGCGCCCATTCTGTTTTTAGCCTCGGACGAGGCAAGCTACATCACCGGCACCGTGCTGCCTGTCGCCGGGGGCGATTTGGGCTGA
- the benB gene encoding benzoate 1,2-dioxygenase small subunit, protein MSISYDAICAFLYREARLLDDREWAEWLTCYAVDASYWMPAWDDDDQLTEDPQSEISLIFYPNRDGLEDRVFRIQTERSSASTPEPRTSHNVTNVEVLADRGSEIDVRYNFLTLNHRYKVTDQFFGTTFVTLRQSGDGLLIASKKVVLKNDYIRQVIDIYHI, encoded by the coding sequence ATGAGCATCTCTTATGACGCTATCTGCGCCTTTCTTTACCGGGAAGCGCGGCTGCTTGATGATCGTGAATGGGCTGAATGGCTGACCTGCTACGCCGTGGATGCATCTTACTGGATGCCGGCTTGGGACGATGACGATCAGCTCACGGAAGATCCGCAATCGGAAATCTCGCTGATCTTCTATCCCAACCGTGACGGGCTGGAAGACCGGGTATTTCGCATCCAGACCGAGCGTTCCAGCGCCTCCACGCCAGAGCCGCGCACCAGTCACAACGTCACCAATGTGGAAGTCCTGGCGGATCGGGGCAGTGAAATTGACGTGCGGTATAATTTCCTCACGTTGAACCATCGCTACAAAGTCACCGACCAGTTCTTTGGCACCACTTTTGTCACGCTGCGACAGAGCGGCGATGGGCTGCTGATCGCCAGCAAGAAGGTCGTGCTGAAGAACGATTATATCCGGCAAGTGATCGACATTTACCACATTTGA
- a CDS encoding FecCD family ABC transporter permease → MDTAVPARNTEVPIWIWVVAFVLMVLTPIVAVLLGVVDIPPADVLAVFTGGGSHEARSIIWDIRFPRILIGMLAGIHLALAGLLLQNITRNPLADPSIMGVSQGATLAVSLFLFLSVYIRYTGTTVLPELPLGWLPTVGTLGGMLAGGLIYLLAFRYDLGPLRITLCGIAVGAVLQALAIGLIAGWGSNRLEVLLDWLSGSLYARSWEHVKFLFPYTVVGLLALPFLRRSLDLLRFDAPVARSFGLSYRLQFSLALLLSCLLASSAVATVGPIVFVGLVVPHLARKFAGKRAALVMPMTIACGAIVVTLGDLIGRLLGQAEEIPIGVITAIFGVPVLIILIRKTP, encoded by the coding sequence ATGGACACGGCTGTTCCTGCTCGAAATACCGAAGTCCCCATTTGGATCTGGGTGGTTGCCTTTGTCCTGATGGTGCTGACACCGATTGTGGCTGTTTTGCTTGGCGTGGTCGATATACCGCCCGCCGATGTCCTTGCGGTTTTCACGGGCGGTGGCTCTCACGAGGCGCGGTCGATTATCTGGGATATCCGTTTTCCGCGCATTCTCATCGGAATGCTGGCCGGTATTCATTTGGCGCTGGCGGGGCTGTTGTTGCAAAACATCACCCGCAATCCTCTTGCGGATCCCTCCATTATGGGCGTTTCCCAGGGTGCCACGCTGGCGGTCAGTTTATTTTTGTTCTTGTCCGTGTACATCCGCTACACGGGCACAACAGTGTTGCCTGAGCTGCCTTTGGGGTGGTTACCCACTGTCGGTACGCTGGGAGGGATGCTCGCCGGCGGCTTGATCTATCTTTTGGCCTTTCGCTACGATCTCGGCCCGTTGCGGATCACGCTGTGCGGCATTGCCGTTGGTGCCGTGTTGCAGGCGCTGGCCATCGGCCTTATTGCCGGTTGGGGCTCCAACAGGCTTGAAGTTCTGCTCGACTGGTTGTCAGGCAGCCTCTATGCGCGCAGCTGGGAGCACGTGAAATTCCTCTTTCCCTACACGGTGGTTGGGCTGCTCGCGCTGCCGTTTTTGCGACGTTCTCTTGATTTGCTGCGGTTTGATGCGCCTGTCGCACGCTCCTTTGGCCTGTCCTACCGCCTTCAATTCTCTTTGGCCTTGCTCCTGTCCTGTTTGCTGGCGTCAAGCGCTGTCGCAACGGTTGGCCCAATTGTTTTTGTTGGTCTGGTGGTGCCGCATCTTGCCCGTAAATTCGCAGGCAAAAGGGCAGCATTGGTCATGCCCATGACCATCGCCTGTGGTGCTATTGTTGTTACACTGGGAGACCTGATCGGCAGGCTTCTTGGACAGGCAGAGGAAATTCCGATTGGCGTTATCACTGCCATTTTCGGGGTTCCCGTGCTGATTATTCTGATCCGAAAAACACCGTGA
- a CDS encoding ABC transporter ATP-binding protein: protein MLLSCSGLSVHYARRKALNRLTLSIKPGEIRALIGPNGSGKSTALQALAGLIVPQEGSAAIDGTPVNTMPRRQLAKKLAFLPQQPTAPDEMTVAQLVRQGRFAHVGLLRSYSQRDEDAIHWALDSTGLSDLADRSLKELSGGERQRAWISAAIAQEAQILLLDEPTSFLDIGYQIEILNLVHQLSRERGVSIVMAIHDLNQAMSICDQISLLSKGELMFDGAPRALAESGLIEEVFRVKGRFVEIAHDAPPHFDVELAHRHANHAF from the coding sequence ATGTTGCTGTCCTGTTCGGGGCTGTCCGTCCATTATGCCCGGCGCAAAGCACTCAACCGTCTGACCCTCTCCATCAAGCCAGGGGAGATCCGGGCGCTGATCGGCCCGAATGGCTCTGGCAAAAGCACAGCGCTTCAGGCATTGGCCGGACTGATTGTGCCACAGGAGGGCAGTGCGGCCATTGATGGCACACCTGTGAATACAATGCCAAGGCGGCAATTGGCCAAAAAACTGGCGTTTTTGCCCCAGCAACCAACCGCGCCTGACGAAATGACAGTCGCACAATTGGTTCGGCAAGGGCGCTTTGCCCATGTTGGCCTGCTCAGAAGCTATAGCCAACGGGATGAGGATGCCATCCATTGGGCGTTGGACAGCACAGGCCTGAGCGATCTCGCGGACAGAAGCCTCAAAGAACTGTCCGGCGGCGAGCGCCAGAGAGCATGGATATCAGCTGCAATTGCGCAGGAAGCCCAAATTCTGCTGTTGGACGAGCCCACTTCATTTCTCGATATTGGCTATCAAATCGAGATCTTGAATCTCGTTCATCAACTGAGCCGAGAGCGGGGCGTGAGCATTGTTATGGCAATCCACGATCTCAATCAGGCCATGTCGATCTGCGACCAGATCTCATTGCTGAGCAAAGGCGAACTGATGTTTGACGGCGCGCCGCGCGCGCTGGCCGAAAGCGGCTTGATTGAAGAGGTGTTTCGCGTCAAAGGGCGGTTTGTCGAAATCGCCCATGACGCACCACCGCATTTTGACGTTGAATTGGCGCACCGACACGCCAATCATGCATTTTAG
- a CDS encoding Rieske 2Fe-2S domain-containing protein: protein MSAIIDKARDLDHLLATAVQDDKDAGIFRCRRDIFTNEDLFELEMKHIFESNWVYLAHESQIPNNNDYYTAYIGRQPIVITRDKTGELHAVINACAHRGAMLCRRKHGNKGSFTCPFHGWTFSNTGKLLKVKDEKTTQYPAQFGKDGSHDLKRVPRFQSYRGFLFGSLEEDVASLEDYLGETKVIIDQIVDQAPEGLEVLRGNSSYIYDGNWKLQMENGCDGYHVSSVHWNYAATMGRRKEEGTKAVDANSWSRSIAGVYGFENGHILLWTKTMNPEVRPVYNHREEIKARVGEDKADFIINQTRNLCLYPNVFLMDQFSTQIRVTRPITVDKTEISIFCFAPKGESAEDRALRIRQYEDFFNVSGMGTADDLEEFRACQQGYAGTAALWNDLSRGAPLWIDGPDDNAKRMGMNPLLSGERSEDEGLFVRQHEYWASVMRNALSTEKNGVVT from the coding sequence ATGTCTGCGATTATCGACAAAGCGAGAGATCTCGACCATCTGCTGGCCACTGCGGTGCAGGACGACAAGGACGCCGGGATCTTCCGCTGCCGCCGCGACATCTTCACCAATGAAGACCTGTTCGAGTTGGAGATGAAGCACATCTTCGAAAGCAATTGGGTCTATCTGGCCCATGAGAGCCAGATTCCAAACAATAACGACTATTACACGGCCTATATCGGCCGCCAGCCGATTGTCATCACCCGCGACAAGACCGGCGAATTGCATGCCGTGATCAACGCCTGCGCCCACCGGGGTGCGATGCTCTGTCGTCGCAAACATGGCAATAAGGGCAGCTTTACCTGTCCATTCCATGGCTGGACCTTTTCCAATACGGGCAAGCTTTTGAAGGTCAAGGACGAGAAAACCACCCAATATCCGGCGCAGTTCGGCAAGGATGGTTCGCACGATCTCAAGCGTGTGCCGCGTTTTCAAAGCTATCGCGGCTTTCTGTTTGGCAGCCTTGAAGAGGATGTGGCATCGCTGGAAGACTATCTGGGCGAAACCAAGGTGATCATCGACCAGATCGTTGACCAGGCCCCGGAAGGGCTGGAAGTGCTGCGCGGCAATTCCTCTTACATCTACGATGGCAATTGGAAATTGCAGATGGAAAACGGCTGCGATGGCTATCATGTCAGCTCGGTGCACTGGAACTATGCCGCCACTATGGGACGGCGCAAGGAAGAAGGCACAAAGGCCGTGGACGCCAACAGCTGGAGCCGCTCGATTGCGGGCGTTTACGGCTTTGAGAACGGTCATATCCTGCTGTGGACCAAAACCATGAACCCGGAGGTTCGCCCGGTTTATAACCACCGCGAGGAAATCAAAGCGCGGGTTGGCGAAGACAAAGCCGATTTCATCATCAACCAGACACGCAATCTCTGTCTCTACCCCAATGTTTTCCTGATGGACCAGTTCAGCACACAGATTCGTGTCACACGGCCAATCACCGTTGATAAGACCGAGATCAGCATTTTCTGCTTTGCTCCAAAGGGCGAAAGTGCAGAGGACAGAGCTTTGCGCATCCGCCAGTATGAGGATTTCTTCAATGTGTCCGGCATGGGCACGGCTGACGATCTCGAAGAGTTCCGCGCCTGTCAGCAAGGGTATGCTGGCACCGCCGCCCTGTGGAATGACCTGTCACGCGGCGCACCACTGTGGATTGATGGACCGGATGACAATGCCAAGCGCATGGGCATGAACCCTCTTCTTTCCGGTGAGCGCAGCGAGGATGAAGGCCTGTTCGTGCGCCAGCATGAATATTGGGCGAGCGTGATGCGCAATGCACTGTCCACTGAAAAGAACGGAGTGGTGACATGA